In the Bacillus shivajii genome, one interval contains:
- a CDS encoding carbohydrate ABC transporter permease translates to MSSVTKQKLEKGFMIFLLVAGGIIISIPFMWMLLSSFKPLNEAVQMPPTFLPQNPTIENYIALFTNLNFGLYLRNTLIIVFFSFIGLLFNGMAGYAFAKYEFKGRKYIFYTILATMMIPGQVTMIPVYLILNQLGLTNTMTGIILPGLAVAFSIFLFRQFMMTIPDDLIEAARLDGAGEFYIFFRLIIPIAKPVFAVQAILTFIAAWNSFLWPLIIASDQRLYTLSVGLALLEGQHSSNFALQMAGAAFMVIPIIIIFAFFQKYIIEGFTMSGLK, encoded by the coding sequence ATGTCATCAGTAACAAAGCAGAAATTAGAAAAGGGTTTTATGATTTTCTTGTTGGTGGCAGGAGGAATTATTATTTCCATCCCATTTATGTGGATGTTATTGAGCTCCTTTAAACCATTAAATGAAGCGGTACAAATGCCGCCAACATTTTTACCACAAAATCCTACCATTGAAAATTATATCGCATTATTTACAAACTTGAACTTTGGTCTTTATTTAAGAAACACTCTCATCATTGTTTTCTTCTCATTTATCGGCCTACTCTTTAATGGTATGGCAGGGTATGCTTTTGCGAAGTATGAATTTAAGGGTAGAAAATATATTTTCTATACCATTCTTGCGACAATGATGATTCCTGGTCAAGTAACAATGATCCCAGTATATTTAATTCTTAACCAATTGGGATTAACGAATACGATGACAGGGATTATTTTACCTGGTCTTGCTGTAGCATTTAGTATCTTTTTATTCAGGCAGTTTATGATGACGATACCGGATGACTTAATTGAAGCTGCGAGGCTTGATGGGGCAGGAGAATTTTATATTTTCTTTAGACTTATCATTCCGATTGCAAAGCCAGTGTTTGCGGTACAAGCGATCTTAACATTTATCGCCGCGTGGAACAGCTTCTTATGGCCGTTAATTATTGCGAGCGATCAGCGTTTGTATACGTTATCTGTAGGTCTTGCTCTATTAGAAGGACAGCATTCTAGTAATTTTGCTCTACAAATGGCTGGTGCGGCGTTTATGGTCATACCAATTATTATCATCTTTGCGTTCTTCCAAAAGTATATTATTGAAGGCTTTACGATGTCAGGGTTGAAATAA
- a CDS encoding carbohydrate ABC transporter permease, with the protein MGSFFKTLYRDRHPYLFIAPAFLLLLMFSLIPIVVAFFISFTDINLRGLADWSQISFVGLENYIKLFNDSVFITSIFNTLFYVILGVPLVIVSSLSVALLLNYGKEKIFNFFRAVYYMPSITNIVAVAVIWGFLYNTHYGLFNYFLSLVEIGRVPWLEQPTLAKISLILLAVWKGIGINMIIFLAALQGIPKEYYEAAKVDGANRLQILWHVTIPLLRFATFFITVTTLIGWLQFFEEPYVMTNGGPLDGTLSMALFIYRSGFRLSEFGYAAAASFVLFFMIIIVTLVQFKFRKSDVEY; encoded by the coding sequence TTGGGAAGCTTTTTTAAGACCCTTTATAGAGATCGACATCCATACTTATTTATAGCTCCTGCATTTCTGTTGTTACTAATGTTCAGTCTGATTCCTATCGTAGTTGCCTTTTTTATCAGTTTTACAGACATTAACTTGAGGGGATTAGCTGATTGGTCTCAAATTAGCTTTGTTGGACTTGAAAACTATATAAAGTTATTTAACGATAGCGTCTTTATCACTTCGATTTTCAATACGTTATTTTACGTAATCCTTGGTGTACCACTAGTGATTGTATCTTCACTTAGTGTTGCATTACTACTTAACTATGGAAAAGAAAAGATTTTTAATTTCTTCCGGGCAGTCTACTACATGCCGTCGATCACGAATATCGTAGCTGTTGCAGTTATTTGGGGATTTTTATATAACACGCACTATGGTCTCTTTAACTATTTTCTATCTCTTGTTGAGATCGGTAGAGTACCATGGCTTGAACAGCCTACTCTGGCCAAAATATCATTAATTCTTCTTGCCGTTTGGAAAGGGATCGGAATTAATATGATCATCTTCTTAGCTGCATTACAAGGGATTCCGAAAGAATACTATGAAGCAGCGAAAGTGGATGGGGCCAACCGTTTACAGATTTTATGGCATGTCACGATTCCACTTTTACGCTTTGCAACGTTCTTTATTACGGTAACAACGTTGATTGGATGGCTTCAGTTCTTCGAAGAGCCATACGTTATGACGAATGGTGGACCGTTAGATGGAACCTTGTCAATGGCGTTATTTATTTACAGAAGCGGTTTCCGATTAAGTGAATTTGGCTATGCAGCTGCTGCATCCTTTGTGTTATTCTTCATGATTATTATTGTGACATTAGTTCAATTTAAATTCCGAAAATCTGATGTGGAATATTAA
- a CDS encoding sugar ABC transporter substrate-binding protein, translating to MFKKFQLLSTLLIGGAMLLTACGGGSEEDQEIRVWAMGEEGTLLPELAEKFEAENPDISVNVQAIPWGQAHERLLTAVASGEGPDVLQLGTSWVPEFGDVGMMLDLSPYLDEYPEFNKENYFDGAAESMEYNDELVGIPWYVDTRVLYYRTDLLAEVGYDEAPATWEELKDAATKLADRGEDYYGFDIDQNDQFVPFMFAWQNGSDFIDENGNTDFTSPEFVEAMEFHHSFFAEGVTPTSGQLEIVQSFSSGVQPMFQSGPWMVNILNNEAPEIEGDWAVATLPAKETNTSFIGGSNLTVFHNTEMVEESLEFISFLVDEQTQLEWYEISNTLPSNVDAWNDPVLEEDEMLSVFGEQLEETKASPQLPEWEAIAQEMIRSMERVNVGGEDLHEELDKFRDKVENDILSE from the coding sequence ATGTTTAAAAAGTTCCAATTACTTTCAACTTTATTGATTGGTGGAGCAATGTTGTTAACTGCATGCGGTGGTGGCTCAGAAGAAGATCAAGAGATCAGAGTCTGGGCAATGGGTGAAGAAGGAACATTACTTCCGGAATTAGCGGAAAAATTCGAAGCGGAAAACCCAGATATATCAGTAAATGTTCAAGCAATTCCATGGGGACAAGCTCATGAAAGACTATTAACAGCTGTTGCATCTGGTGAGGGGCCTGACGTTCTTCAACTAGGAACTTCATGGGTACCTGAATTTGGTGATGTAGGGATGATGCTTGATTTATCTCCTTACCTTGATGAATACCCAGAGTTTAATAAAGAGAATTACTTTGATGGTGCAGCTGAATCAATGGAATATAATGATGAGCTTGTAGGTATTCCATGGTATGTTGATACACGTGTTTTATACTACCGAACAGACTTATTAGCTGAAGTTGGTTATGATGAAGCTCCGGCAACTTGGGAAGAATTAAAAGATGCTGCAACTAAGCTTGCAGATCGTGGTGAAGACTACTACGGTTTTGACATTGACCAAAATGACCAGTTCGTTCCATTTATGTTTGCTTGGCAAAATGGTAGTGACTTCATTGATGAAAATGGAAACACTGACTTTACAAGCCCTGAATTTGTGGAAGCGATGGAATTTCACCATAGTTTCTTTGCAGAAGGTGTAACACCAACATCAGGCCAGTTAGAAATTGTCCAATCATTCAGCAGCGGTGTACAACCGATGTTCCAAAGTGGACCTTGGATGGTTAACATCCTTAATAATGAAGCTCCAGAAATTGAAGGAGACTGGGCTGTAGCGACTCTTCCTGCAAAAGAGACGAATACTTCATTTATTGGTGGATCGAACTTAACTGTTTTCCATAACACAGAAATGGTAGAAGAATCTCTAGAATTCATTTCATTCTTAGTTGATGAGCAAACGCAACTAGAGTGGTATGAAATCTCAAATACATTACCTTCTAATGTCGATGCATGGAACGACCCAGTATTAGAAGAAGATGAAATGCTCTCTGTTTTTGGTGAGCAGCTTGAAGAAACAAAAGCATCACCTCAACTTCCAGAATGGGAAGCAATTGCTCAAGAGATGATTAGATCCATGGAACGAGTAAATGTAGGTGGAGAAGATTTACATGAGGAACTGGACAAGTTCAGAGATAAAGTTGAAAATGACATCTTGTCTGAATAA
- a CDS encoding LacI family DNA-binding transcriptional regulator: MATIKDVAKLAGVAVSTASYALNGTKKISENTRRKVMAAAKELNYQKNGYAMDLKMNKTNMIALILSDLIGPFYSELIQGVQEVVMEHGYDLVVCSSYGDESSTAAKFLREKRADGVILLAHNIDTQLIVDSSRKGFPIIVLDREMPNEQDIISVNVDNSAGSYSAANYLVNQGHKSLAFISGPKTSLDSQLRLEGFKKALTENDLPYYTKWNINGKFTKQGGYQATKMLIHQGELPEAVFYANDEMAIGGLEAFKENEIDVPNDISIIGFDDIQLAPYVQPPLTTVKQPMYEMGKLSSHLIFQVLEGEGVKNAYSLETDMVIRDSVKVLKP, from the coding sequence ATGGCTACGATAAAAGATGTTGCCAAATTAGCTGGAGTGGCTGTATCAACAGCATCCTATGCACTTAACGGCACGAAGAAAATTAGTGAAAATACAAGAAGAAAAGTGATGGCTGCAGCCAAAGAGCTTAACTATCAAAAGAATGGTTATGCCATGGATTTGAAAATGAATAAAACGAATATGATTGCGCTTATATTAAGCGACTTAATCGGTCCTTTCTATTCAGAGCTCATTCAAGGTGTTCAAGAGGTCGTTATGGAGCACGGATATGACTTAGTCGTATGTAGCTCTTACGGTGATGAAAGTTCAACAGCAGCAAAGTTTTTGCGTGAAAAAAGAGCCGATGGTGTCATCCTGTTAGCTCATAATATCGACACACAGTTGATTGTCGATTCTTCTAGAAAAGGGTTTCCGATTATTGTATTGGATCGTGAAATGCCTAATGAGCAGGATATCATTAGTGTCAATGTCGATAACTCAGCAGGTTCGTATTCGGCAGCAAACTATTTGGTCAATCAAGGGCATAAAAGCCTTGCTTTTATTAGTGGACCGAAAACATCACTAGATAGTCAATTAAGATTGGAAGGATTTAAAAAGGCTCTAACAGAGAACGACTTGCCGTATTATACGAAGTGGAATATAAACGGAAAGTTTACGAAACAAGGTGGATATCAGGCGACAAAGATGCTTATCCATCAAGGGGAATTACCCGAGGCTGTTTTTTACGCCAATGATGAAATGGCGATTGGCGGACTAGAAGCGTTTAAGGAAAATGAAATTGATGTGCCAAATGATATTTCAATCATTGGATTTGATGATATTCAACTCGCTCCTTATGTACAGCCACCGTTAACGACTGTTAAACAACCGATGTATGAAATGGGAAAATTATCTTCACATTTAATCTTTCAAGTCCTAGAAGGTGAAGGTGTGAAAAACGCTTATTCACTTGAGACGGATATGGTGATTCGAGACTCTGTGAAGGTTTTAAAACCGTAA